In Streptomyces sp. NBC_00448, the following are encoded in one genomic region:
- a CDS encoding ABC-F family ATP-binding cassette domain-containing protein, translating into MSATLVAKNLAAGHGDRALFSGLDLVVAGGDVVGLVGANGAGKSTLLRLLAGLGTAEEGSVRLSPSTGNVGYLPQEPDRREGETVRAFLARRTGVAAAQAALDAATQALVDEAPGADDAYAESLDRWLDLGGADLDERAEEAAGSLGLGVGLDEQMRALSGGQAARAGLASLLLSRYDVFLLDEPTNDLDLDGLERLEKFVAGLRAGTVLVSHDREFLARTVNRVVELDLAQQQVTTYGGGYAAYLEEREIARRHAREEYEEYADTKAGLEARARMQRGWMDKGLRNAVRKQPDNDKIARKARTESSEKQAAKARQTDRMIERLDTVEEPRKEWELRMEIAAAPRSGAVVATLRQAEVRRGAFRFGPVDLQIDWADRVAITGANGSGKSTLLAALLGRLPLDEGHAALGPGVVVGEIDQARGLFRGDDTLLDAFRAPAPDLDPADIRTLLAKFGLKAAHVLRPAATLSPGERTRAALALLQARGVNLLVLDEPTNHLDLPAIEQLESALASYEGTLLLVTHDRRMLEAVHTTRRIEVAEGRITEH; encoded by the coding sequence ATGAGCGCGACACTTGTAGCGAAGAACCTCGCCGCCGGGCACGGCGACCGGGCACTGTTCAGCGGGCTCGACCTGGTGGTCGCCGGCGGCGACGTGGTCGGCCTCGTGGGAGCCAACGGAGCCGGCAAGTCCACGCTGCTGCGGCTGCTCGCCGGGCTCGGCACCGCCGAGGAGGGCTCGGTGCGGCTGTCGCCGTCGACCGGGAACGTCGGGTACCTGCCGCAGGAGCCGGACCGCAGGGAAGGCGAGACCGTACGGGCCTTCCTGGCCCGCCGTACCGGGGTGGCGGCCGCGCAGGCCGCGCTGGACGCGGCCACCCAGGCCCTGGTGGACGAGGCGCCCGGCGCCGACGACGCGTACGCGGAGAGCCTGGACCGCTGGCTGGACCTCGGCGGCGCCGACCTGGACGAGCGGGCGGAGGAGGCCGCGGGCTCGCTCGGCCTCGGGGTGGGCCTCGACGAGCAGATGCGGGCGCTGTCCGGCGGCCAGGCAGCCCGCGCCGGCCTGGCCTCGCTGCTGCTCAGCCGCTACGACGTGTTCCTGCTGGACGAACCCACCAACGACCTCGACCTGGACGGGCTGGAGCGGCTGGAGAAGTTCGTCGCGGGCCTGCGCGCCGGCACCGTCCTGGTCAGCCACGACCGCGAGTTCCTGGCCCGCACCGTCAACCGCGTGGTCGAACTCGACCTCGCCCAGCAGCAGGTGACCACGTACGGCGGCGGCTACGCGGCCTACCTGGAGGAGCGCGAGATCGCCCGGCGGCACGCCCGGGAGGAGTACGAGGAGTACGCCGACACCAAGGCGGGCCTGGAGGCCCGGGCCCGGATGCAGCGCGGCTGGATGGACAAGGGCCTGCGCAACGCCGTCCGCAAGCAGCCCGACAACGACAAGATCGCCCGCAAGGCCCGGACGGAGAGCAGCGAGAAGCAGGCCGCCAAGGCCCGCCAGACCGACCGGATGATCGAGCGGCTGGACACCGTCGAGGAGCCCCGCAAGGAGTGGGAGCTGCGGATGGAGATCGCCGCCGCGCCCCGCTCCGGCGCCGTGGTCGCCACCCTGCGGCAGGCCGAAGTGCGGCGCGGCGCCTTCCGGTTCGGGCCGGTCGACCTCCAGATCGACTGGGCGGACCGGGTGGCGATCACCGGCGCCAACGGCTCCGGCAAGTCCACGCTGCTCGCCGCCCTCCTCGGCCGGCTGCCCCTGGACGAGGGGCACGCGGCCCTCGGCCCAGGGGTGGTGGTCGGCGAGATCGACCAGGCCCGCGGGCTCTTCCGCGGCGACGACACGCTGCTCGACGCGTTCCGGGCGCCCGCGCCCGACCTCGACCCCGCCGACATCCGTACCCTGCTGGCCAAGTTCGGGCTGAAGGCCGCGCACGTGCTGCGCCCCGCCGCCACCCTCTCCCCGGGCGAGCGCACCCGCGCCGCGCTCGCCCTGCTCCAGGCCCGCGGCGTCAACCTCCTCGTCCTCGACGAGCCCACCAACCACCTCGACCTGCCCGCGATCGAGCAACTGGAGTCCGCGCTCGCCTCGTACGAGGGCACGCTCCTGCTCGTCACCCACGACCGCCGGATGCTCGAGGCGGTGCACACCACCCGCCGTATCGAGGTGGCCGAGGGGCGCATCACCGAGCACTGA
- a CDS encoding aldo/keto reductase, translated as MPRRRLGTQGLEVGAIGLGTMGMTMAYGSGDEPGGVATIHRARELGVTFFDTAELYGMGTGSNERLLGRAVRDFRDEVVIATKFGFDLTDPQHVGTRLDSRPAHIREVAENSLRHLGTDRIDVLYQHRVDPDVPIEDVAGTVGELIAEGKVRFFGLSEAGPDVIRRAHAVHPVSVLQTEYSLFERAVEADVLPVVRELGIGFVPYSPLGRGFLTGAGKPAAEYPADDMRSWDDRWQPGNYERNVAAVRELTALAEGKGITVTQLALAWLLAQGEGIVPIPGTRSPRRLAENVSAARVALSPQDLARVREILPRGAAGSRYPEEMMPSW; from the coding sequence CTGCCGCGGCGCCGGCTCGGCACCCAGGGCCTGGAGGTCGGCGCGATCGGGCTGGGCACGATGGGCATGACGATGGCGTACGGCTCGGGCGACGAACCCGGCGGTGTCGCGACCATCCACCGGGCCCGGGAACTGGGCGTCACCTTCTTCGACACCGCCGAGTTGTACGGCATGGGGACCGGCAGCAACGAGCGCCTGCTCGGCCGCGCGGTACGGGACTTCCGCGACGAGGTGGTGATCGCCACCAAGTTCGGCTTCGACCTCACCGACCCGCAGCACGTCGGCACCAGGCTCGACAGCCGGCCCGCGCACATCCGCGAGGTGGCCGAGAACAGCCTGCGGCACCTGGGCACCGACCGGATCGACGTGCTGTACCAGCACCGTGTCGACCCCGACGTCCCGATCGAGGACGTGGCCGGCACCGTCGGCGAGCTGATCGCCGAGGGCAAGGTGCGCTTCTTCGGGCTCAGCGAGGCCGGCCCGGACGTCATCCGGCGCGCGCACGCGGTGCATCCGGTGTCGGTGCTCCAGACCGAGTACTCGCTCTTCGAGCGCGCCGTGGAGGCCGATGTGCTGCCGGTGGTACGCGAGTTGGGCATCGGCTTCGTGCCGTACTCGCCGCTGGGCCGCGGGTTCCTCACCGGTGCGGGCAAGCCGGCCGCGGAGTACCCCGCGGACGACATGCGCAGTTGGGACGACCGCTGGCAGCCGGGCAACTACGAGCGGAACGTGGCCGCCGTCCGCGAGTTGACCGCGCTCGCGGAGGGCAAGGGCATCACGGTGACGCAACTGGCGCTGGCCTGGCTGCTGGCGCAGGGCGAGGGCATCGTGCCGATCCCGGGCACCCGCAGCCCGCGGCGGCTGGCCGAGAACGTCTCGGCGGCACGGGTCGCCCTGTCGCCGCAGGACCTCGCCCGGGTCCGGGAGATCCTGCCGCGCGGCGCGGCCGGGTCGCGCTATCCGGAGGAGATGATGCCGTCCTGGTGA
- a CDS encoding AraC family transcriptional regulator, whose amino-acid sequence MDQLAAAVARHSDGMWCDSAVPRLTVVALDAPVPPADLLYVPMICFIAEGAKHSTAGERSWGTRRGEMFFNSLILPVTAVFEQLPYRAAVMRLDGGVLADLLLELEGADRRPLAPASQDGQISAPMTPEIVDAVTRWVRLLDTPDDIGALAPRIEAEILYRLLGSPLGPMLRRLTPADTAASRVRAAASWICTHFREPLTVEAIAAVAHMSPATLHRHFKAATGMSPLRFQKHLRLQEARRRLITGDTTAVLVAEEVGYASATQFNREYRRHYGLPPARDATRLRRHLTAAT is encoded by the coding sequence GTGGACCAGCTCGCGGCGGCCGTCGCCCGGCACAGCGACGGCATGTGGTGCGACAGCGCGGTGCCACGACTGACCGTGGTCGCCCTCGACGCACCCGTCCCACCGGCGGACCTGCTCTACGTGCCGATGATCTGCTTCATCGCCGAGGGCGCCAAGCACTCCACCGCGGGCGAGCGGAGCTGGGGGACCCGGCGCGGCGAGATGTTCTTCAACTCGCTGATCCTGCCGGTCACCGCCGTCTTCGAGCAGTTGCCCTACCGGGCCGCGGTGATGCGGCTGGACGGAGGGGTGCTCGCCGACCTGCTGCTCGAACTGGAGGGCGCGGACCGGCGCCCGCTCGCGCCCGCGAGCCAGGACGGGCAGATCTCCGCGCCGATGACCCCGGAGATCGTGGACGCGGTCACCCGCTGGGTGCGGCTGCTCGACACCCCCGACGACATCGGCGCGCTCGCCCCCAGGATCGAGGCGGAGATCCTCTACCGGCTGCTCGGCAGCCCGCTCGGCCCGATGCTGCGCCGGCTGACCCCGGCCGACACGGCCGCCTCCCGGGTGCGCGCCGCGGCCTCCTGGATCTGTACGCACTTCCGCGAGCCGCTCACCGTCGAGGCGATCGCCGCCGTCGCCCATATGAGCCCCGCCACGCTGCACCGGCACTTCAAGGCCGCCACCGGCATGAGCCCGCTGCGCTTCCAGAAGCACCTGCGGCTCCAGGAGGCCCGTCGCCGCCTCATCACGGGCGACACCACCGCGGTCCTGGTCGCAGAGGAGGTCGGCTACGCCAGCGCCACCCAGTTCAACCGCGAGTACCGCCGCCACTACGGCCTCCCGCCCGCCCGCGACGCCACCCGCCTGCGCCGGCACCTGACGGCGGCCACCTGA
- a CDS encoding putative Ig domain-containing protein, producing the protein MEGSSLQLSTGPVRRVFRRATIAAVAAGALLTGGMYAATAATAAPATSTTSAAAPAASGNGTAAVGPAAGKDAQHLCATPSSGQMACMALARTDVAHHLGISPNATPSGYGPTDLTSAYALPSGGSGQTVGIVDAQDDPNAEADLATYRSQYGLPACTTANGCFKKVNQTGGTSYPTADSGWAGEISLDLDMVSAVCPQCHILLVEATSASMSDLGTSVNEAVTLGAKYVSNSYGGGESSSDSSYDSSYFNHPGVAITVSAGDEGYGAEYPAASKYVTAVGGTALNRASGTTRGWTESVWNTSSSEGTGSGCSSYDAKPTWQTDTGCSKRTISDVSAVADPATGVAVYDSYGASGWQQYGGTSASSPIIASVYALAGAPAAGTTPASYPYAHTGSLNDVTSGSNGSCSGSYLCTAGPGYDGPTGLGTPNGTAAFTNGGSTGGNTVTVTNPGNQSTQTGTAASLQIQASDSASGQTLSYSASGLPAGLSINASTGLISGTPTTAGTSSVTVTAKDGTNASGSTSFSWTVSTSGGGGGCTASQLLTNPGFESGSTGWTSSSGVVDNSTDAPAHSGSYKAWFDGYGTTHTDTLSQSVTIPATCTSASLSFYLYISTDETGSTAYDKFTVAAGSSTLATYSNVNATSGYVLKTINVSSQIGKTFTLKFTGSEDSSLATSFLLDDTAVNVS; encoded by the coding sequence ATGGAGGGCAGTTCATTGCAGCTCAGTACCGGCCCGGTCAGACGGGTCTTCCGGCGCGCGACCATCGCGGCGGTCGCCGCGGGCGCGCTCCTGACCGGCGGCATGTACGCCGCCACCGCCGCCACCGCGGCTCCCGCCACCAGCACGACCTCCGCCGCCGCCCCCGCGGCGAGCGGCAACGGCACCGCGGCCGTCGGCCCCGCCGCCGGCAAGGACGCCCAGCACCTGTGCGCGACCCCCAGCAGCGGCCAGATGGCCTGTATGGCGCTGGCCCGTACCGACGTCGCGCACCACCTCGGCATCTCCCCGAACGCGACCCCGTCCGGCTACGGCCCCACCGACCTGACGAGCGCCTACGCCCTGCCGAGCGGTGGCTCCGGCCAGACGGTCGGCATCGTGGACGCCCAGGACGACCCGAACGCCGAGGCGGACCTGGCCACTTACCGCTCGCAGTACGGCCTGCCGGCCTGCACCACGGCCAACGGCTGCTTCAAGAAGGTCAACCAGACCGGCGGCACCAGCTACCCGACCGCCGACTCCGGCTGGGCCGGGGAGATCTCGCTCGACCTGGACATGGTCAGCGCGGTCTGCCCGCAGTGCCACATCCTGCTCGTCGAGGCGACCAGCGCGAGCATGAGCGACCTGGGCACCTCGGTCAACGAGGCGGTCACCCTCGGCGCGAAGTACGTCTCCAACAGCTACGGCGGCGGCGAGTCCTCCTCCGACTCCAGCTACGACTCGTCGTACTTCAACCACCCGGGCGTCGCCATCACCGTCAGTGCCGGTGACGAGGGCTACGGCGCGGAGTACCCGGCCGCCTCGAAGTACGTCACCGCGGTCGGCGGCACCGCGCTCAACCGCGCCAGCGGCACCACCCGCGGCTGGACGGAGTCCGTCTGGAACACCTCCAGCTCCGAGGGCACCGGCTCCGGCTGCTCGTCCTACGACGCCAAGCCCACCTGGCAGACCGACACCGGCTGCTCCAAGCGCACCATCTCCGACGTCTCCGCGGTCGCCGACCCGGCCACCGGCGTGGCCGTCTACGACTCCTACGGCGCCAGCGGCTGGCAGCAGTACGGCGGCACCAGCGCCTCGTCGCCGATCATCGCCTCGGTCTACGCCCTGGCCGGCGCCCCGGCCGCCGGCACCACCCCGGCGTCCTACCCGTACGCGCACACCGGCTCGCTCAACGACGTGACCAGCGGCTCCAACGGCAGCTGCAGCGGCAGCTACCTGTGCACCGCCGGCCCCGGCTACGACGGCCCGACCGGCCTCGGCACGCCCAACGGCACCGCTGCCTTCACCAACGGCGGCTCGACCGGCGGCAACACCGTGACGGTCACCAACCCGGGCAACCAGTCCACCCAGACCGGCACCGCGGCGAGCCTCCAGATCCAGGCCAGCGACTCCGCCTCCGGCCAGACCCTCAGCTACAGCGCGTCCGGCCTGCCGGCCGGCCTGTCGATCAACGCCTCCACCGGGTTGATCTCCGGCACCCCGACCACCGCGGGCACCTCCAGCGTCACGGTCACCGCCAAGGACGGCACCAACGCGTCCGGCTCGACGTCCTTCAGCTGGACCGTGAGCACCTCCGGCGGGGGCGGCGGCTGCACGGCCTCCCAGCTCCTCACCAACCCGGGCTTCGAGTCCGGCTCCACCGGCTGGACCTCGTCCTCCGGCGTGGTCGACAACAGCACCGACGCCCCGGCGCACTCGGGCTCCTACAAGGCGTGGTTCGACGGCTACGGCACGACCCACACCGACACGCTCTCCCAGTCGGTGACGATCCCCGCCACCTGCACCAGCGCCAGCCTGTCCTTCTACCTCTACATCAGCACGGACGAGACGGGCTCGACCGCCTACGACAAGTTCACCGTCGCGGCCGGTAGCAGCACGCTCGCCACGTACTCCAACGTCAACGCGACCAGCGGGTACGTCCTGAAGACGATCAACGTCTCCTCCCAGATCGGCAAGACCTTCACCCTCAAGTTCACCGGCTCGGAGGACTCCTCGCTCGCCACGTCGTTCCTGCTGGACGACACGGCGGTCAACGTGAGCTGA
- a CDS encoding TrmB family transcriptional regulator, with protein sequence METEEEPVGDLVALGLARYEARVYLALVRRESYTAAEVAREADVPRQRVYDVLDALVRRRLATTRPGRVATFSAVAPELAVARLMAHQRETLERLDRMSSALTAALLPVWTEGRTQTVPMDYVEILRDPKSIAEAFADIQAQARQELLSFCKPPFVASPLNATGIKVVRRLRRSGGSVRAIYTNEALADGEVLENVRRFGAAGEESRFAAELPLKLVVADASLVLCDMPDPVAGTDATTALYIEHPALAACLRLAFLTVWEGAQTVPSALP encoded by the coding sequence ATGGAGACGGAGGAAGAGCCGGTCGGCGACCTGGTCGCACTGGGTCTGGCGCGCTACGAGGCCCGGGTCTACCTCGCTCTGGTCCGCCGCGAGTCCTACACCGCGGCCGAGGTCGCCCGCGAGGCGGACGTGCCGCGGCAGCGGGTCTACGACGTGCTCGACGCGCTGGTCAGGCGGCGGTTGGCCACCACCCGGCCGGGCCGGGTGGCCACCTTCTCCGCGGTCGCGCCCGAACTCGCCGTCGCCCGGCTGATGGCGCACCAGCGCGAGACCCTGGAGCGGCTGGACCGGATGTCCTCCGCGCTCACCGCCGCGCTGCTGCCGGTCTGGACCGAGGGCCGCACCCAGACCGTGCCGATGGACTACGTGGAGATCCTGCGCGACCCGAAGTCGATCGCCGAGGCGTTCGCCGACATCCAGGCGCAGGCCCGGCAGGAGTTGCTGAGCTTCTGCAAGCCGCCCTTCGTCGCCTCCCCGCTGAACGCCACCGGCATCAAGGTCGTACGGCGGCTGCGCCGCTCCGGCGGCTCGGTCCGCGCGATCTACACCAACGAGGCGCTGGCCGACGGCGAAGTGCTGGAGAACGTGCGGAGGTTCGGCGCGGCGGGGGAGGAGAGCCGGTTCGCCGCGGAGCTGCCGCTGAAGCTGGTGGTGGCCGACGCGTCGCTCGTCCTGTGCGACATGCCCGACCCGGTGGCCGGCACCGACGCGACCACCGCGCTCTACATCGAGCACCCGGCGCTCGCCGCGTGCCTGCGGCTGGCCTTCCTCACGGTGTGGGAGGGCGCGCAGACCGTGCCGAGCGCGCTGCCCTGA
- a CDS encoding DMT family transporter, protein MAVFLLGVGAACCLGLGFVLQQRAAARAPRADILSFRLLLDLIRMPDWLLGVGFMVAGQVLSAIALTHGEVSLVEPLTATNLLFAMALSRWLTRQPLGWSGWGGVALLALGVTAFIVAGQPHSGGHVASALRHWLVFGIVAGLALLVTLYAKSLQPSSEATFLALAAGLIYGLQDALTRICGSIVEDDGLDQLLVSWQPYAVLGIGITGILLVQSAFEAAPLRMSLPALTAAQPLAGIACGIGFLGDQIRVTPLALAFQAAGLAAVVAGVLLLGRHPAMPQGPTKRERPGATRVA, encoded by the coding sequence GTGGCCGTGTTCCTGCTCGGCGTAGGTGCCGCCTGCTGTCTGGGCCTGGGGTTCGTGCTGCAGCAGCGCGCGGCGGCCCGTGCGCCGCGGGCGGACATCCTGTCGTTCCGGCTGCTGCTGGACCTCATCCGGATGCCGGACTGGCTGCTGGGCGTCGGGTTCATGGTCGCCGGCCAGGTGCTCAGCGCGATCGCGCTCACCCACGGCGAGGTGTCCCTGGTCGAGCCGCTCACCGCCACGAACCTGCTGTTCGCGATGGCGCTGTCGCGCTGGCTCACCCGCCAACCGCTGGGCTGGAGCGGCTGGGGTGGGGTGGCGCTGCTCGCGCTCGGCGTGACCGCGTTCATCGTCGCCGGGCAGCCGCACAGCGGCGGGCACGTCGCGAGCGCGCTGCGGCACTGGCTGGTGTTCGGCATCGTGGCCGGGCTCGCGCTCCTGGTCACCCTCTACGCGAAGAGCCTCCAGCCGTCCTCCGAGGCCACCTTCCTCGCGCTCGCCGCCGGCCTGATCTACGGCCTCCAGGACGCCCTCACCCGCATCTGCGGGTCCATCGTCGAGGACGACGGGCTCGACCAGCTCCTCGTGAGCTGGCAGCCCTACGCGGTCCTCGGCATCGGCATCACCGGGATACTCCTGGTCCAGTCCGCCTTCGAGGCCGCCCCCCTCCGCATGTCCCTCCCCGCCCTCACCGCCGCCCAGCCCCTCGCCGGCATCGCCTGCGGAATCGGCTTCCTCGGCGACCAGATCCGCGTCACCCCCCTCGCCCTCGCCTTCCAAGCCGCCGGCCTCGCCGCCGTCGTCGCCGGCGTCCTCCTCCTCGGCCGCCACCCCGCGATGCCCCAGGGCCCCACCAAACGCGAACGCCCCGGAGCCACCCGCGTGGCCTGA
- a CDS encoding enoyl-CoA hydratase/isomerase family protein, which produces MSRFGPGLLVSTEDGAATVTLSNSARRNAMTLGMWRALPGVLAGLAADPGVRLVVLTGEGEAFSAGADIAELADPEGRRAAQEAALAAEEALAAFPKPTVAAVRGFCVGGGCQLAVACDVRFAARGARFGVTPARLGIVYPAASTRRLVALAGPGTAKYLLFSAELIDEERALRTGLIDEVLSDGDELDARVRRFAEVLTSRSRLTQAAAKEFAAGEPSAERVAYWARQAAESSEATEGAEAFLAGGWASVTPRPAP; this is translated from the coding sequence ATGTCCCGGTTCGGCCCCGGTCTGCTGGTGAGCACCGAGGACGGTGCCGCGACCGTCACCCTCAGCAACTCGGCACGGCGCAACGCGATGACGCTCGGCATGTGGCGGGCGCTGCCCGGGGTGCTGGCCGGGCTGGCCGCCGATCCCGGAGTACGGCTGGTGGTGCTCACCGGCGAGGGCGAGGCGTTCAGCGCGGGTGCGGACATCGCGGAGCTGGCCGATCCCGAGGGGCGGCGGGCCGCGCAGGAGGCCGCGCTCGCGGCCGAGGAGGCGCTGGCGGCGTTCCCCAAGCCCACGGTGGCCGCGGTGCGCGGTTTCTGCGTCGGCGGCGGCTGCCAGCTCGCGGTCGCCTGCGATGTGCGGTTCGCCGCGCGGGGGGCGCGGTTCGGGGTGACCCCGGCCCGGCTCGGCATCGTCTACCCGGCTGCCTCCACCCGGCGCCTTGTCGCTCTCGCGGGGCCCGGCACCGCGAAGTACCTGCTGTTCTCCGCCGAGCTGATCGACGAGGAGCGGGCGCTGCGGACCGGTCTGATCGACGAGGTGCTCTCCGACGGGGACGAACTGGACGCGCGGGTGCGCCGGTTCGCGGAGGTCCTCACGAGTAGGTCGAGGCTCACGCAGGCCGCCGCGAAGGAGTTCGCGGCGGGGGAGCCGTCTGCTGAGCGTGTCGCCTACTGGGCCCGGCAGGCCGCGGAGAGTTCTGAGGCGACGGAAGGGGCGGAGGCGTTTCTCGCGGGGGGTTGGGCTTCGGTGACGCCCCGCCCTGCTCCGTAA
- a CDS encoding ATP-binding protein, with protein MEVRGSVPLGQAPTPVPVPRPYEGVWRFTAPTVDASVPQVRQGVRALVREQGVPIDDDTLFGLLLIVSELVTNAVKHAAVLSPEVAVELAVGPEWIRIAVEDNHPYRPKALETDHARTGGRGLVLVKTITDEAGGSCDIAQTPGGGKVIWAALPLRPLTS; from the coding sequence ATGGAGGTCCGCGGGAGTGTCCCGCTCGGTCAGGCCCCGACACCGGTTCCGGTTCCACGACCGTACGAAGGGGTGTGGCGGTTCACCGCTCCCACGGTCGACGCCTCGGTGCCGCAGGTGCGGCAGGGCGTGCGCGCGCTCGTCCGCGAGCAGGGCGTCCCCATCGACGACGACACGCTCTTCGGCCTGCTGCTGATCGTCTCCGAGCTGGTCACCAACGCGGTGAAGCACGCCGCGGTGCTCTCGCCCGAGGTCGCGGTCGAGCTCGCGGTGGGCCCCGAGTGGATCAGGATCGCGGTGGAGGACAACCACCCGTACCGGCCGAAGGCGCTGGAGACCGACCACGCGCGCACCGGCGGGCGCGGCCTGGTGCTGGTCAAGACGATCACGGACGAGGCGGGCGGCTCCTGCGACATCGCGCAGACCCCGGGCGGCGGCAAGGTGATCTGGGCGGCGCTCCCGCTGCGCCCGCTCACGTCCTGA